Genomic window (Gelria sp. Kuro-4):
AGCACGCCGAGGTGCGTGCCGGCCACGTGCTTAAGACGGCGCTTAAGTTCCGCAGGGCGGGCGCTCTGTCCTTCCTGCCATCTCTTAAGGCGCTCTTGCGTCAGGCCCGCAGAAGGAAGGGATGACGGAGGAGACGTCTTCCAAGCATCACAGGCTGCCGCCTGTCCGGCGCGCCGGCCGAAGACCACGGCTTCAGTCAAGGCGTTCCCGCCCACGCGGCTGGCCCCATGTACCCCGGCCGTTACTTCACCACAAGCAAAGACACCGGGAACATCCGTTTCGCCGGAAGGACCGACGGCCGCCCCGCCGCAGAAGAAGTGTTGTGTAGGCGCCACCGCCACCGGCTCCTCGCGCAGGTTTATCCTGCTTGAGGCAATCCGCTTGAGGTCGGCGACCAGAGTTCCTTGCCACCGCTTTTCAGGAAGCCGGTTAAGGTGAAGGTAGACGGTTCGTCCGGCCGCTATCTCCTTGGCTACCGCCTGGGCGGCGCGATCCCGCGCGTAGCGTTCTGCTCCCGCCATCGAGCTCAGGCCCCATTCAGGCAGCTTCTTACGCAGGAACTCTTCGCCCAGGTCGTTGGTAAGCGGCACTTCATCGGCCAAGGAGAGGGGGATGAACCAGCCCGGCAGCTCCGGGTCGGCAAAGCCGAGCGGAAAGAACTGGACGAACTCCATGTCCTTCAGCGTTGCGCCCGCACGGTAAAGAAGGGCGTAACCGTCCCCCGTCGTGCCGGGCGGGTTGTCCGTCCGAGCGTAGAGCTGTCCTGCCCCGCCTGCGGCCACCACCACCGCCCGGGCCGGCACCTCCTCCACCCTGCCGCTCGATAGGTCTAGATATGCCACTCCCACGCAGCGGCCGGAAGCAAAAAGGAGTTCGGTGACCATGGCCTGTTCGTGAACAGCAATGCCCCGCTCTTTAACCGCCTTGGCCAGGGGCAGGGTAAGGGCGGTGCCGGCGATGACCTCACGCTTGGCATACTTGGCGACCGAGGCCAGACCTTTTCCCACATCGAGCTTTACCCCGTACTCGGTGAGGCCCAGCACCGCTTCCGGTCCCTCCGAAACCAAGACGTCCACCAGGACAGGATCATTGACCCAACGGCCGGTCTTAAGTGTGTTCTCCTTATGCTTTTCTGGAGGGAAGCCTCCTAAACCGAGGCTGAAGCCCCCACCCGACACGGCGCTTGAGTTCCCCAAGCCTAGGGTGGTTTTCGATAAGACTAATACCTCGGCCCCTTCCCCGGCAGCGGCTAAGGCCGCCGAAAGGGCCGCTCCTCCGCCCCCGACAACTACGACATCCCAAACCACGCTCAATTTCCCCTTCCTCAAGCTGCCTTTGAGCCATATATTGGCGAATTTTTTGCGAAATCCTGCCGGAACTCGGGCAATTTCAGGCCTCTTTCACGTATCCCCGCAACCAAAAGGCGGCGCAAAGGTCAGAAACGGATTGCGGTGCCTCTGTAATAACCTTTCCTTGGCGTGAAGGGTAAAAACGTATCGGTCTTGCCGGGCTAAGTTGCTGATGAGCTCCAGTACCTCCGCATCGGTCGTCACTCCCCCTCCTTAACAGAATCATATTCTTAACCCGGAACTATTTCAAGCTATTGAATTACTTGGTTAACCTATAGCTAAACAAGAAAACACAGAACGCGCGCACCGCTGCCGTGCGCTCTGCCAGGGGCGAAAGCGATCGCCACCGGGTCCTTGACAGCCGCAGCGGCGGCGGCCAGCTGCATTCGCACTGCACAAAAGGATGACCCGGCTGACAAGTAAAGGCTGTCTCATCACGTAAAAATGTGTTATACTGATTTACGTGGAGGTGGAATGCGATGGAAACGCAGAATGTCACGCTGTCTCTACCCAAAGAGTTACTGCGTCAGGCGAAGCACCTTGCCATTGAGCAGGGTACTTCCCTTTCCGGCTTACTCGCCCAACTGCTGAAAGAGGCGACAAAGAGCAAGGATGAATATGTGGAGGCAAGGGAGCATCACCTTGCTGTGCTCAATAACTTAGATCTGGGCACGGAAGGGAAAGCCGGTTGGACCAGGGGTGACTTACATGTCCGCCAGCCGGGACAGACAGTTTGTTGATACAAATGTCCTTGTTTATGCCCATGATGCCTCGGCAGGAACAAAACACGAACGGGCGAAGTCTTTGCTGACCGAGTTCTGGCATAAGGGCACAGGCTGCTTGAGCGTGCAGGTACTCCAGGAATTCTATGTGACAGTCACGCAGAAGGTGTCCCGCCCGCTTTCGACCGAGCTGGCTTCTCAGATTATCCGAGACCTGGCCTGCTGGCGGGTTCACGTGCCCGAGCCGGTAGATATTTTACAGGCGATTGAGCTCAGCACACTCTTTAAGATCTCGTTCTGGGACGCCATGATTCTGCACAGCGCCCGTACCTTAGGTTGCCGCATCGTTTGGTCCGAAGACCTAAACCCGGGGCAGAACTACGGCGACATGAAGGTACTAAACCCGTTCTCCTGACGTGAAGCATAACTGCCGTTCTCTTACAGCCCGAGTGGGGTATAAAAGGAGCAGGAAGCTCCGGAAAAGCTTCCTGCTCCTGGAGGGCATAGCGGCCACGCCCTTAGGTAAAGAGGAGGCGCCATTCTCCCCGTCGAGTAGGCCTGGCGTCGGTAAGAGAGTCTCTATGCCAGGAGAGCCGGTCCGGCGGCCGCCGGACTGGGACAGCCGGTAAGGATCATGGCCGCGCGCAGTTCTTCGGCGAGTTTCCTGTAAAGGAACCGGACGCCCTCAGCGCCGCCGCCGAAGGCCGCCCAGGCCGCAGGGCGGCCGACGAGGACAGCATCCGCTCCCAAAGCGAGGAACTTGAGGACATCCACGCCGCTCCGCACGCCGCCATCGGCCAAGAGGGTCAGCTTCCCTTTAACCTCTGCAGCCACGGAGGGCAGCACCTCGGCCGTGCCGGGGGTGTAGTCCAGCACGCGCCCGCCGTGGTTGGACACCACTATTCCCGCAGCGCCGCATTCGTACGCCAGACGCGCCTCATCCGCCGTCATTACGCCTTTGACTATTACAGAAAGTCGGGTGGCGGAACATATGCGTGTCAGTACATCTGGTGCGAGCGGGCCGACGGCTACGCCGGCGCGGCGCATGCTCATGAGGCCGGCGGCGTCCACGTCGATGCCTACGGCCACAGCCCCCGCATCCTCGGCCAGGCGTATGCGCCGCAGGATTTCTTCCGCCGGGCGCGGCTTGATGACAGGGATGCCACGCCCGCCCACAGCCTGAAGCGCCTTCAAACCCATGGCATACTCCTCAGGCTCGGCACCGTCGCCGGTGCAGGCCAGGGTACCCGCCTCCCGGGCACCCTGCACCTGGGCCAAGGTGAACTCCCATTCTAAGATGCGCCCTTGGAAGTTCACTTTGGCACCGGCTACAGGAGCTCCCAGCACCGGGAGAGCCAGCGTTTTACCGAAGAGCGTAACGCTCAGTTCCGGTTCAGTTGCCGCGTGCAGTGTACGTAGATTGAGTTTGATGGCGCGCAGGGCCTCATAGTTGTTTATCGCGGAAGTACCCGTACCTACCCCGCCCATCCCCGGCACCTGCCCGGCACAGACCCGGCCGTCGCACACACGGCAGAGGGAACAGACGCCCAGCAGCTTCTCGCGGGCGGCCGAGCGTACCTCTTCCCAGCCCATCGCCGCACCGGTCACGGCAGCACCACCAGCACTTTCAGGTCGTTCACGTTGGTGCCCGTGGCACCGGTGATAACAACCTCGCCGAGGTCGCGCAGGGCGGCCGA
Coding sequences:
- a CDS encoding FAD-binding protein codes for the protein MVWDVVVVGGGGAALSAALAAAGEGAEVLVLSKTTLGLGNSSAVSGGGFSLGLGGFPPEKHKENTLKTGRWVNDPVLVDVLVSEGPEAVLGLTEYGVKLDVGKGLASVAKYAKREVIAGTALTLPLAKAVKERGIAVHEQAMVTELLFASGRCVGVAYLDLSSGRVEEVPARAVVVAAGGAGQLYARTDNPPGTTGDGYALLYRAGATLKDMEFVQFFPLGFADPELPGWFIPLSLADEVPLTNDLGEEFLRKKLPEWGLSSMAGAERYARDRAAQAVAKEIAAGRTVYLHLNRLPEKRWQGTLVADLKRIASSRINLREEPVAVAPTQHFFCGGAAVGPSGETDVPGVFACGEVTAGVHGASRVGGNALTEAVVFGRRAGQAAACDAWKTSPPSSLPSAGLTQERLKRWQEGQSARPAELKRRLKHVAGTHLGVLRTAKGLETAIRDLEDLAARAQDLKAQTPKAIREALEAENLILAGLMVARSALLREESRGNHYREDFPAEGGPAWRCNIRVRRGEDGYPRCEKDRQ
- a CDS encoding PIN domain-containing protein, with the translated sequence MSASRDRQFVDTNVLVYAHDASAGTKHERAKSLLTEFWHKGTGCLSVQVLQEFYVTVTQKVSRPLSTELASQIIRDLACWRVHVPEPVDILQAIELSTLFKISFWDAMILHSARTLGCRIVWSEDLNPGQNYGDMKVLNPFS
- a CDS encoding DUF6364 family protein — its product is METQNVTLSLPKELLRQAKHLAIEQGTSLSGLLAQLLKEATKSKDEYVEAREHHLAVLNNLDLGTEGKAGWTRGDLHVRQPGQTVC
- a CDS encoding alpha-hydroxy-acid oxidizing protein, translating into MTGAAMGWEEVRSAAREKLLGVCSLCRVCDGRVCAGQVPGMGGVGTGTSAINNYEALRAIKLNLRTLHAATEPELSVTLFGKTLALPVLGAPVAGAKVNFQGRILEWEFTLAQVQGAREAGTLACTGDGAEPEEYAMGLKALQAVGGRGIPVIKPRPAEEILRRIRLAEDAGAVAVGIDVDAAGLMSMRRAGVAVGPLAPDVLTRICSATRLSVIVKGVMTADEARLAYECGAAGIVVSNHGGRVLDYTPGTAEVLPSVAAEVKGKLTLLADGGVRSGVDVLKFLALGADAVLVGRPAAWAAFGGGAEGVRFLYRKLAEELRAAMILTGCPSPAAAGPALLA